The nucleotide sequence CTCTTTATGATGATGGGTTATACATCTCATAAAGGGAAATTCTTTTTATGCCTTTTATTGTGTTATTGTATGCCTAAGTCGTGCATTGGTATTCGTATATATGATACGTGTTAAGGCTTAACACCAATGGTGTGGAGGCTTAGCACGTGTTGTGCGGAGGCTTAGCACTTATTTTATTATGGGTGTTTTATTCTACAATATGCTACTTGCAGATAGTTACATGTACTTATAATGATGTTATTTGACCATATGTAAATTTTGATAAAGTTGTTAAGTGAATATTTTATGTTTTATCTTATGTGTTTTACTAATTGTTCATGTGGGTAAAAGAGATTTTTACTTGTATTTGTTTAGCTCATATTTGTTTTTTTTCTTCGTGTTTGTTTTATATTAGTAAATGCTTTTTTTGATCTCTTTTAATGATTTGTTTTTATAATATAGTCTATATATAGTTGTATAATAGTCTATATTATGAGATTTGCTTATATTTATCTTCTTTTGCAAGTATGTCTTAAAGTTGAATTATTTCATGTACAGATACTATAAAGGGACATACAACATGTATGCCCCTTATTAGTTTATTCTTGTTTCATTTTATCACCATCAGCATTTTTATTTTATGCTGATGGTGATTGAAAAGTTTAGAAGAATTTGGTCTCTGTACCAATGATTTCACTTAGCAAGAGGTTGGTAAGACGGCTGGTACCCATACGGAACCAGTAGTTTGTGAGCCATTTCTCGCCTAAAACCTCCTTAACAATGGTATAGTAGATTACTGCATCCATTACAGTATTGATGCCGCCAGCAGGTTTTAAACCAATCTGAATACCTGTCTTTTCATAGTATTCCTTGATAGCCTGGCACATAACATAGACAGATTCTGGAGTTGCGCTAATCTTTTCTTTACCTGTACTTGTCTTAATATAGTCAGCACCTGCGTACATAGAGAGTAGGGAAGCGGTTTTTATTGCACTTGCACTGCCAAGATCGCCCGTCTCAAGGATGACCTTCATAGGTACATCACTACATACCTGCTTTAGCTCGTTAATGGTGTCGCAAACCCCTTCATAGTCACCTGAAAGGAACTTACCCACTGGCATAACGATGTCTATATGGGTTGCTCCGTCCTTAATTGCGAGTGCTGTTTCAATTGTTTTTACCTCTAAGAAGGTCTGAGATGAAGGAAAGTTGCCCGTTACGTTTGTAATGTCAACGCCGTCAACTTCAAGGCTGTCCGCCATTAGTTTGGTGAAACAAGGATAGGCGCAGAGGGCTGCAACGTGTGGTAAATCAGGATACTCGCTGTCAAATCGGTTTACTTTCTCGACCATTTCAAGAACCTTTTCTTCGGTGTCTGTTGTGCTAAGTGTAGTTAGCTCAACGCTACCTAAGAGAAATTTCTTCACTTCAAGATTGTCGTTTTCTGATACTTTCTCTGCAATAATCTTTGTTACGGCAGCCTTAACTTCCTCATCAGTGATGTTGAGGTTGTACTGTGATAATGCTTGTTCGTACTCGCTCTTTTCAACGATTCCAACGCGTTTTTGCGCTTGAATGTCCTTTGATACTGTGTCTTTAATTGTTCCCATGATTTGTTTTAATTATATTGTTTGTTATTGTTTACATATTAAGTAAGGGTGGGGGAGAAGCACTTTTTTGTTTGAAGCACTTTTTCTTGTCCTTCTCTCAGTTTGAATCATAGCTTTATTGATTTTGAATTTAGTCTTACTTTTCTCCTCAAAAAGCCTGCGTTTTGTAATTATAGTCTATTTTGTTTGATTAAATAGGCTTATTTTAATTTCGGATTGTTTCTATGTCTATTTTTGTCACGCTTAGTTTTCTTGTCAAAACTCTTTTGTAGTTCGTCTGTAAGATTGACTCCAGTTTGGTTGGCAAGACAGAGTAGAACCCACAGGACATCAGCCATTTCTTCTCCTAAGTTGGGCTTTTCACCTTCTTTAAAGCTCTGGTCTCCATATGTGCGAGCTATCACACGAGCCAATTCGCCTACTTCTTCTGTGAGACATGCCATATTGGTTAGCTCGCTGAAGTAGCGCACTCCATATTCTTTTACCCATTGTCAACGGCTTGTTGTGCTTCTTCTATTGTCATATTTTGTATTTTACTTAATTTGTCTAATTGTGTAATATTATCGATTTCATCGTTGTTTTTATGGCATATCATATCTCCATTTGCTCATTTTCGTTCTGCACAGGAAGTGGAATTAGTAGCTTGTAGATTCTACTCCTTGTTTTTCGTGTCCATACAAATGGTGACAGGACCATTGTTTAGTAGTTCTACTTTCATGTCAGCACCAAACTCTCCTGTTTCTATTGGTTTACCCATAGCATCGCTTAAAGCATCACAGAAGTGATTGTAAAGAGGAATAGAAAGCTCGTGTGGAGCTGCATGAATCCAACTTGGACGGTTTCCTTTCTTGTAGCTTGCCATAAGTGTGAACTGTGAAACAACAAGAATGTCACCATTAACATCCATGATGCTACGGTTCATTACGCCCATTTCATCATCGAAAATGCGTAGAGTAATAATCTTCTTTACCAACCAGTTAATATCTTCTTCAGTATCGTCTTTACCAATACCGAGCAAGATTAGATAACCATTTCCTATGGAGGACTTCATTTGTTTATTGATAGTAACAGAAGCCTGGCTAACACGTTGAATTACTATTCTCATATCGCAAATATACAATTTTTATTTTGATTATCTACTTTTCTGTGTGGAAAAAATTAAAGATGATGGTAGCTTTGCTTGTTCCCACTATCTTTGTAAGTTCTTGTACATCAGTTTCTTTTATTCTCTTTACGCTTTTCAATGCCTTCAACAGTGCATCCTTTGTCTTTGGTCCAATTCCTTTTATGTTATCTAACTCGCTGTTTAGCTGTGATTTAGAACGTTTGTCTCGATGAAAAGAAATAGCAAAACGATGCACTTCGTCCTGTATTTGGGTTAGGACTTTGAAGAGCTCGCCCTTGATGTCGAGTGCTATTGTCTGCTGAGGGAAGCCGAACAGGAGTTCGTTTGTGCGGTGACGGTCGTCTTTGGCGAGTCCTGCAATAGGAATGTTGAGGTGGAGCTCGTCTTCAATGACCTCTCTCACAACCTCCATTTGCCCCTTTCCACCGTCGGTAATGATGAGATCGGGTAGGGTAGTTCCTTCTTCTTGCATACGACTGTAACGGCGTCTTACAACCTCTTGCATGGACGCATAGTCATCAGGACCTACCACTGTCTTGATGTTGTATTTGCGATAATCCTTCTTAGAAGGTTTCATTCCTTTATATACTATGCAACCAGCGACAGCGTCAGAACCTGAGATATTCGAGTTGTCGAAGCACTCTATGTGATAAGGGAGCTTCGATAACTTCAGCTTATCTTGGAGTTCTCGCATTAAACGCGTCTGTTTTTGCTCAGGATTTAGCTTTTCTGTCTGTTTTAATCGGTCGAACTTATATTGCTTAGCATTCATCTCAGAGAGTTCCAACAGATGATGCTTATCTCCACGTTGTGGTATGAAGAATTCTGCACCTTTTATTTTAAAGTCAAGTTCAAAAGGTACGATAATTTCTTTTGCGGTACTTTTAAAGCGTTCACGTATCTCTGGAATAGCCTCATTTAGTAACTCTTCATCGGATTCATCGAGCTTTCTTTTGTATTCATAAGTAAAGCTTTGATTGATTGCACCATTAGTTACATGGATATAGTTAATAAACGCATTCTTTCTTGTATCATCACTTACAATAGTGAAAACATCAACATCTGTAATCGTATGGCTTACGATTTCGCTCTTTGCTGCGAAGTTATCGAGGGCTAAATAACGTTGTTTACATAATTCCGCTTCCTCAAATCGCAATTCCTCCGCATATTTCTCCATTTCTTGTTTTAGGAGTTTCTGTACATCACGTGTATTTCCTTTTAATACTTCCCGTGCTTGTTTGATAGCTTCTTGATAATCTTCATAACTCTGTTTATTTATACACGGTGCTCCACAGTTATGTAAATGGTATTCTAAGCAAGGTTTATACTTACCCTGTTCGATACCTTCTTTCGTAATAGGGAAGCGACAAGTGCGCGGTTTATATACCTTCTTTATAATATCAAGAATCGCATACATACTTCCAATATGGCTATATGGACCATAAAACGAACCAAAACGTTTGTTGATAGTACGTGTTTTGAATATACGTGGGAAATACTCATTCGTTACGCAAATACTTGGGTAAGTCTTACCATCTTTGAGCAATACGTTGTATTTAGGTTTATATTGCTTGATAAGTTGGTTCTCTATTAGAAGTGCATCTTCTTCTGTTTTGACCACAGAATATGAAATATCATGAATCTTAGAAACCAACACCTTTGTTTTGAATCGGTCTACTTCTTTATGGAAATAGGACGACACACGGCGCTTAAGGTTCTTCGCCTTACCCACATAGATGATTGTTTTCTCATTATCATAGAACTGATAGGTGCCTGGCTTCTCTGGCATATTGAGAACAATGTTCTTAAGGTAGGCTATTCGCTTCAAGTTTTCTTCTTTATTCATTTTGCGTAACTCCTTTGTATAAAGGGCTTTTAAAGCGTTTTGTTTCACGTGGAACACGAACGGTGCTTCACGTTGGCACATAAGGTGCTTCACGTTGGCACATATGGTGCTAAGGCTTGGCACGATAGTTAGTGACCAAATCTTGGTGTCGTAGTGACGGTTTACAAGCCTCGATGATGTACTTTTAAAGAAAAGAGGAGCGACCCTTTGTGTGGGTTACTCCTCTTCTTTTTATTTTCATTTCGTTTCCTCTTTTCCATATAAAAAGGGTGGGGAGGAAAGATTTTTGTTACAGTCTTGCTGGTTAGAATTGGAGTAAAGAAGTAATTTCAATATCCTTATCGAACTGGTCACGACTGTTAGGAAATTCCGAATGGAGTTCGATAATGAAGTTACAATACACCTTTTTAGGATTGAACTTCTTAACAAGGTCACATGCAGCTTTCATCGTTCCACCAGTTGCAAGGAGGTCATCATGGAGCAAAACAACGTCGTTCTCGTTGATAGCATCCTTGTGAATCTCAATAGTGTCTACGCCATATTCCTTCTGATAACTTTCTTGAATGGTCTCACAAGGAAGCTTACCTGGTTTACGGCAAAGTACGATACCAGCACCCAAACGAGTGGCAACGGCAGAGGACATGACGAAGCCACGACTCTCAATACCAACAATCTTAGTTACACCCTTGTCTTTGTAAAGTTCAACCATTTCGTCAGTAATTTCCTGAAGTGCTTCAGGTGACTTGAATAGGGTTGTCACATCACGGAAGTTAACTCCTTTAATAGGCCAATCTGGGATACATCTCAGGTTGTCTAATAATAGTTTTTTGTTCATTTTCAGCTTGTTATGTAATTTTGTTTTAATCTATTGTTTCACGTGAAACGAGGTGCTTTTGAATTTCTGAAACAGCCTTTTTTGTTCACATTTTAGGTCTCTTCAAATCTAAGAAAGTTATCTTCCCATGAGGACAAGCAGCACATTAATGTCACTTGGACTCACTCCAGGAATGCGACTTGCCTGTGCGAGCGTCTCTGGTTGAATCTGTTCTAACTTCTGTCGACACTCTGTTGAGAGGTCGTGCAGCTCACTGTAATTGAAGTGTCCTTTGATTTTAATATCCTCAAGACGACGCATCTTTTCAGCGAATACACGCTCTCGGTCGATATAGCCTTTGTATTTTAGCTTGATTTCAGCTGCTTCAGCAATCTCTTCTTTGCGGTTAGGCGAAGCCTCAATCGCCTCTTTAAGGCTTGGAATAACAGCTGAAAGATTCTCGAAGTTAACCTGTGGACGTGCAACAAGGTCAACTATCTTCGTTGTTCCCTTGATAGGAGATGTACCCAAATGCTCCAAGAAACCGTTTACAACATCAGGCTTAACCGAAGTGTTGTTGCAGAAATCAAGAATACGGTTGATATTCTCCTTCTTTTGCATCCACCAGTCGTAGCGCTCCCTTTTGGCTATACCTATATTATAAGCACGCTCCGTCAGTCGTGCATCTGCATCATCTTGGCGCAAGAGAATACGGTATTCCGCACGCGAAGTAAACATACGGTAAGGCTCATCAACACCCTTCGTTGTAAGGTCATCAATCAACACACCGATATAACTTTCGTCTCTGTTCATTACAAAAGGCTCTTTGCCAGCACAGAGTAGGGCAGCATTAATACCCGCCACTAAGCCTTGTCCGCCCGCTTCTTCGTATCCCGTTGTACCATTTACCTGCCCAGCAAAGAACAAACCCTCGATGACTTTCGACTCCAACGACTGCTTTAGCTGTGTTGGATCAAAGTAGTCATACTCGATAGCATAGCCAGGGCGATAGATTTTAGCGTCACGCAGGGCAGGAATCTTATGTATAGCATCCAACTGTACCTCCCAAGGCATACTTGAAGAAAAGCCATTCAGATACATTTCATTTGTTTCTACGCCCTCTGGTTCGAGGAAGAGTGGGTGGCTATTCTTGTCAGGGAAGGTGACGAGTTTCGTCTCAATCGAAGGGCAGTAGCGTGGACCTGTACTCTGAATCTGCCCATTGAATAGGGGAGAGTCAGCCACTCCACGTCGCAACACCTCATGTGCTTCCGCGTTCGTGTTACACGTCCAGCAAGGCAACTGTGGTAGATGGCGATGCGGACCATAGAAAGAGAACTGATGATAGTCCGTCTCTCCCGGTTGAGGTTCCATCTCATCAAAGTGGACCGAACGGCGGTCAATGCGCACAGGCGTACCCGTCTTCATGCGATCAGCACGAATACCATGGCGCGTAATGCTCTCTGTAAAGTTGTGAACAGCAGGCTCTGCGCATCGTCCACCCTCCACCTTTCGCTTACCGATATGCATCAGTCCGTTGAGGAAGGTTCCCGCAGTGATAACCACTGTACGTGCGTAGATGTCAATACCCCATATCGTTTTGATACCCAATACCTTACTATTCTCTACTAACAATTCGTCAGCTTGATCCTGAAAGATGTCAAGGTTATCCGTATGGTCGAGTATTGTGCGCCATTCCCAGATAAATCTGCCACGGTCGCACTGCGCTCGTGGACTCCAAACAGCAGGTCCCTTTGAGCGGTTCAGCATACGAAACTGAATCGCTGTAGCATCGGTTACTAATCCCATGTACCCCCCAAGAGCATCTATCTCTCTGACTATCTGTCCCTTAGCTATACCTCCAACGGCAGGGTTACAGCTCATCTGACCGATTTTATTCATATCCATTGTTACCAAACAAGTGTTTGCACCCATGTTGGCAGCTGCTGTAGCAGCCTCACAACCTGCGTGTCCACCGCCGATAACAAGTACATCATACTTGAATTTCATCGTCTTTTTACAAAAGTATAGGGGCACAATACCCCTAATTTATAACGATACAAAATTAAGAAATAAAATCGAATTATACCTATATAATAGATAGAAAAGTGGTTCTTCCGTTAAATGCGTAGAGTGTTAATAGAATGAGATTAATCCACATACATGGTATGATTACCCCCAATGAGATGGTTTTACAAAGGGGGATAAACAACATGATAAATGTAATTAGGTGAGACATATTTAACGGAAGAACTAAAAGAGTTCCTCTCTCAATTTCCCTTTCTTTTAGTTCAGTAGCCACGCAATGCCCAAACCAATATTACTATATCGTGAGAACTCGTTGAAAGATATGTCGTAGAAAGTGTTTAAGTGCAGTCGTGGTGAAACCTTATAATCCACTCCGACTTCACTCATAAAGTTGAAGTGGCTGTCTTGTCCTGGTTTAGCCCAATCGTCCTGTCGTTTTGAGTTATATCTATTATAGCTCTCAACGAAGAAACTCCATTTCTCTGATGGTTGATAAGTGAGGTTAGCACCAAAGAAAAGGTCAGGACTCTCAGTGTCTCCGTTCCATTCTCCTCCCAAGTCATAGCCTAAGGTGAACTTACTACTCAGCTCGTTCTCGAACAAGAGGTGAGCTTGAAAGCCCAAATGCTTGGGCAGATAGTGTGCGTTACTACCGCCAGGGATGAGCATCGTACCCATAAAAGTAACCTTAGGAAGTATCTTCCCACCCTCATAAACCTTGATTTTCGTACCAATAGCGGCATTCGCAATACCCCCCAAAATTCCCTTCAGGCGTATGAGTTATACATTCATCAATCTGTAGTCTTACCTCTGCTTGTGGATTCAGTCCAAGACGAAACATAGATGTATTGATTGTGAAAGTACGTGCGTGTTCACCGTTTCTTTTGTCCCATTCAAGTCCGATACCCGTTTCCCAGTCAATCTTTCCTTGTGGCATAATCCCGACACCTGTCGTAGCACCAGGGGCATCTGGCGAATAATCTTCAGTGTCTTGTGCCATTGAATGAACGGAAACGAACGTAAGGAAAGATAGGCAAAAAGTTCTCCTTAAACCACTTCTAAGATAGGCTATCATAGTCTTCTTACTTGTTGATAATGTTTTAGTTTGTTTTATTGTGGATTACAGTCCCTTATCCGTAATATTATCTTTTTACGCTCATCTTCAAATAGGGGAATGTCATATCAGCTACAAAGATACGCATTAATCGTTTGAAAAAGCGTATTTTATGGTTAAAGTCTTCTTTATCTGCCAAAACCAATGGCGTTTTGCTATCTTTTTTACGACTAATAGCTATCCATTCTGTCCCTTTCTATCATCGTACTGATACTCCGCACATATTGTGCTAACGGCTCGCACGTGTGGTGCGGAGGCTCCACACCCTATAAAGAGAGACTTGTGTCAATAGATGAAATTCAACTTGTAAAAAGCAGTTGATGCTTCATAGTTATACAAGTTTGCATTCTTTGTTTATGAAGATAATATGTACCTTTGCATGTTCGGAGATAAAAACAGACCAATGAAGCTAAGTAATAAGATAGAAGAAGGAAACGAGGAACGTACAGCCTTAGGCATTCTGCTCACGATAAGTTTTTGTCATCTGTTAGATGACACAATGCATTCGATGCTCCCAGCAATTTATCCGATGTTGAAAGATGAGTTTGGATTATCCTTCTTTCAAGTCGGAATCATAACGTTGGTACTACAGTTAACCTCTTCCATCATCCAACCCTTCGTCGGACTTTATGCTGATAAGCATCATGGTTGGTGGCAGTTGCCTGTGAGTATGGTGTTCACGCTTATAGGAATCTTTATGCTTTCGTATGCCGATAGTTTCCTCGTCATCTTATTATCTGTATCATTGTTCGGATTAGGCTCTTCTATTTTCCATCCGCAGGGGTCGCAAGTAGCACAGCAAGCCTCTGGTGGTCGCAATGGTTTAGCACAAAGTATTTTCCAGGTAGGAGGCAATGGCGGCTTTGCAGCAGGACCATTGTTTGCAGCCCTGATAGTGATACCAGTCGGCTTGAGTGGTGTACGCTGGTTTGCGTTTATAGCCCTTCTTTTAGCCGTTATACTGATTTATATAGGAAAATGGCATGTAAAACAATTAAAGGTCGTTCGTAAACGGAGTAGGGCAAGATGGACAACAGCAAAGGCATATACACGTAATCAGATTTATGGATTTGTATTTATCCTCTTCGTATTGATGTTCTCCAAGAACTTTTATACAGAGAGTATGGTTAGCTATTTCACCTTCTTTCTGATAGAGAAGTTTGGGGTATCTATTCAAACTTCCCAACTCTGCCTATTTGTTTTCTTAGCAGCAGAAGTTGTCGGAACCCTTCTTGGAGGCTGGATAGGCGACCGCTACGGACGTAAATACGTGATATGGTTCTCTATCTTTGGGGCAGCACCCTTCACAATCATGCTCCCATATGTGGGTAGTCTTGTTGGAACAATCATCTTGTCAGCCATCATCGGACTCATTATAGCATCAGCCTTTTCAGCAATATTGGTTTATGCAACCGACCTCATGCCTAATCATGTAGGTACGATAGCCGGAATCTTCTATGGACTTTCATTTGGTCTTGGTGGACTTGGAAGTACCTTCTTCGGTTGGTTAGCCGATCAGACGAGTATTCTCTTTGTCTTTAAAGTAAGCACATTACTCCCATTGTTAGGTATTATAGCCGTCTATTTGCCAAAGATGAAGCGTGAGTAAGCTGCATGTTTGCTTAGCCTTCGCTTTTAATAAATTCACTTTGGCAACAATGTGAGGGCTATCTTAGGCAATGAAAAAAGCAAAGAATAGTTTGGAAAGGCTATAGTTAGAGGTTCATTCTTTAGCTAAAGAAATCCCTATTCTTTGCTTTTTGCTATCAGTTAATGGGTGAAATTCATTTTAATTCCTTATCTTTGCAAGTAGAATCCCTTTTCTTTAGAAAGGGAAGCAATCATATTACTATTTAATCCTCGGCTTGTTTAATACGAAAGTATATGGGCAGGTCGGATACCAAATATTAAAAACCTACATGAAACAAAAGAAACTTTTAGTGACCTTCGCTTTGGGCATGTGTGCCCTTACGGCAGCTCATGCACAGGATAATGACTTCGATTTAGGCAGTCAGCGTTCGGAAGTGCAGTTAGTTAATCCTGTTCCTGGTAAGAAGATTGACCATCAGGGACTCGTTATTAATCCTACACCACGTTACGTGAAACTGACAGGTGAGGGAACAGTAGACATCAGTGGTGGTGTTAAACTTGACCAACCGCAGCCTGCTCGTAAGCAGAGTTGGGACTATTGGACTGACCTGAACTTCCTTTCTCGTGCTGATAAGGGTCTTCCAATGAAGATACAATTAGTAAAGATACCAGTGGTTATGGATAAGAATGGTCAGAGTGGTGCTACTGCTGACGGTGCCTACACACTGAA is from Prevotella melaninogenica and encodes:
- the deoC gene encoding deoxyribose-phosphate aldolase encodes the protein MGTIKDTVSKDIQAQKRVGIVEKSEYEQALSQYNLNITDEEVKAAVTKIIAEKVSENDNLEVKKFLLGSVELTTLSTTDTEEKVLEMVEKVNRFDSEYPDLPHVAALCAYPCFTKLMADSLEVDGVDITNVTGNFPSSQTFLEVKTIETALAIKDGATHIDIVMPVGKFLSGDYEGVCDTINELKQVCSDVPMKVILETGDLGSASAIKTASLLSMYAGADYIKTSTGKEKISATPESVYVMCQAIKEYYEKTGIQIGLKPAGGINTVMDAVIYYTIVKEVLGEKWLTNYWFRMGTSRLTNLLLSEIIGTETKFF
- the dtd gene encoding D-aminoacyl-tRNA deacylase, whose amino-acid sequence is MRIVIQRVSQASVTINKQMKSSIGNGYLILLGIGKDDTEEDINWLVKKIITLRIFDDEMGVMNRSIMDVNGDILVVSQFTLMASYKKGNRPSWIHAAPHELSIPLYNHFCDALSDAMGKPIETGEFGADMKVELLNNGPVTICMDTKNKE
- the uvrC gene encoding excinuclease ABC subunit UvrC, which gives rise to MNKEENLKRIAYLKNIVLNMPEKPGTYQFYDNEKTIIYVGKAKNLKRRVSSYFHKEVDRFKTKVLVSKIHDISYSVVKTEEDALLIENQLIKQYKPKYNVLLKDGKTYPSICVTNEYFPRIFKTRTINKRFGSFYGPYSHIGSMYAILDIIKKVYKPRTCRFPITKEGIEQGKYKPCLEYHLHNCGAPCINKQSYEDYQEAIKQAREVLKGNTRDVQKLLKQEMEKYAEELRFEEAELCKQRYLALDNFAAKSEIVSHTITDVDVFTIVSDDTRKNAFINYIHVTNGAINQSFTYEYKRKLDESDEELLNEAIPEIRERFKSTAKEIIVPFELDFKIKGAEFFIPQRGDKHHLLELSEMNAKQYKFDRLKQTEKLNPEQKQTRLMRELQDKLKLSKLPYHIECFDNSNISGSDAVAGCIVYKGMKPSKKDYRKYNIKTVVGPDDYASMQEVVRRRYSRMQEEGTTLPDLIITDGGKGQMEVVREVIEDELHLNIPIAGLAKDDRHRTNELLFGFPQQTIALDIKGELFKVLTQIQDEVHRFAISFHRDKRSKSQLNSELDNIKGIGPKTKDALLKALKSVKRIKETDVQELTKIVGTSKATIIFNFFHTEK
- a CDS encoding adenine phosphoribosyltransferase yields the protein MNKKLLLDNLRCIPDWPIKGVNFRDVTTLFKSPEALQEITDEMVELYKDKGVTKIVGIESRGFVMSSAVATRLGAGIVLCRKPGKLPCETIQESYQKEYGVDTIEIHKDAINENDVVLLHDDLLATGGTMKAACDLVKKFNPKKVYCNFIIELHSEFPNSRDQFDKDIEITSLLQF
- the mnmG gene encoding tRNA uridine-5-carboxymethylaminomethyl(34) synthesis enzyme MnmG, whose translation is MKFKYDVLVIGGGHAGCEAATAAANMGANTCLVTMDMNKIGQMSCNPAVGGIAKGQIVREIDALGGYMGLVTDATAIQFRMLNRSKGPAVWSPRAQCDRGRFIWEWRTILDHTDNLDIFQDQADELLVENSKVLGIKTIWGIDIYARTVVITAGTFLNGLMHIGKRKVEGGRCAEPAVHNFTESITRHGIRADRMKTGTPVRIDRRSVHFDEMEPQPGETDYHQFSFYGPHRHLPQLPCWTCNTNAEAHEVLRRGVADSPLFNGQIQSTGPRYCPSIETKLVTFPDKNSHPLFLEPEGVETNEMYLNGFSSSMPWEVQLDAIHKIPALRDAKIYRPGYAIEYDYFDPTQLKQSLESKVIEGLFFAGQVNGTTGYEEAGGQGLVAGINAALLCAGKEPFVMNRDESYIGVLIDDLTTKGVDEPYRMFTSRAEYRILLRQDDADARLTERAYNIGIAKRERYDWWMQKKENINRILDFCNNTSVKPDVVNGFLEHLGTSPIKGTTKIVDLVARPQVNFENLSAVIPSLKEAIEASPNRKEEIAEAAEIKLKYKGYIDRERVFAEKMRRLEDIKIKGHFNYSELHDLSTECRQKLEQIQPETLAQASRIPGVSPSDINVLLVLMGR
- a CDS encoding transporter, with translation MGGIANAAIGTKIKVYEGGKILPKVTFMGTMLIPGGSNAHYLPKHLGFQAHLLFENELSSKFTLGYDLGGEWNGDTESPDLFFGANLTYQPSEKWSFFVESYNRYNSKRQDDWAKPGQDSHFNFMSEVGVDYKVSPRLHLNTFYDISFNEFSRYSNIGLGIAWLLN
- a CDS encoding MFS transporter encodes the protein MFGDKNRPMKLSNKIEEGNEERTALGILLTISFCHLLDDTMHSMLPAIYPMLKDEFGLSFFQVGIITLVLQLTSSIIQPFVGLYADKHHGWWQLPVSMVFTLIGIFMLSYADSFLVILLSVSLFGLGSSIFHPQGSQVAQQASGGRNGLAQSIFQVGGNGGFAAGPLFAALIVIPVGLSGVRWFAFIALLLAVILIYIGKWHVKQLKVVRKRSRARWTTAKAYTRNQIYGFVFILFVLMFSKNFYTESMVSYFTFFLIEKFGVSIQTSQLCLFVFLAAEVVGTLLGGWIGDRYGRKYVIWFSIFGAAPFTIMLPYVGSLVGTIILSAIIGLIIASAFSAILVYATDLMPNHVGTIAGIFYGLSFGLGGLGSTFFGWLADQTSILFVFKVSTLLPLLGIIAVYLPKMKRE